Proteins encoded within one genomic window of Prochlorococcus marinus str. MIT 9515:
- the metH gene encoding methionine synthase, translated as MVSFRDYLNRDDKPIIIFDGGTGTSFQNLNLSSNHFGGDELEGCNENLVLSSPNIVEQVHNSFLEAGCHVIETNTFGASSIVLDEYNIASKAYDINKKAAQIAQKSVNSFSSVNSPRFVAGSIGPTTKLPTLGHIEFDKLKESYEEQIHGLIDGGIDLLLIETCQDVLQIKSALFASQEVIKNKNIDLPIMISITMETTGTMLVGSDIASALTILEPYKIDILGLNCATGPVQMKDHIKYLSENSPFAISCIPNAGLPENVGGVAHYKLTPIELKMQLMNFIYDYNVQLIGGCCGTTPEHIKYLSSIIDEIVDKKKINTKSSTEKNSFIPSAASIYNSVPYKQDNSILIVGERLNASGSKKVRELLNKDDWDGLVSIAKQQQKENAHILDVNVDYVGRDGVKDMKEITSRLVTNINLPLMIDSTEADKMESGLKTAGGKCIINSTNYEDGDDRFNQVLKLALDYGSGIVIGTIDEDGMARTSDKKYNIAKRALIQTRSSGLEDYEVFFDPLALPISTGIEEDRLNAKATIEAILKIRKSFPDIHIILGISNISFGLSPLSRINLNSIFLDECIKAGLDSAIIAPNKILPLSKISEDTKKLCLDLIYDRRNFKNKICVYDPLVELTKAFQDLTISDFKKASTSNKKLSLEEKLKNHIVDGEKIGLEENLNNALKKYNPLEIINTYLLDGMKVVGELFGSGQMQLPFVLQSAETMKFAVSVLEPHMETVDEKVSNGKLLIATVKGDVHDIGKNLVDIILSNNGFDVINLGIKQDVSAIIEAQKIHKADCIAMSGLLVKSTAFMKDNLEAFNNAEINVPVILGGAALTPKFVNEDCSQIYKGKILYGKDAFTDLQFMNEFMESKKNGNWSNENGFINEDDIQIKLASPRSTDKNRYLNKNIKNTEKIKIIENFERSSFVDEEKPIKAPFIGTRVLQNVDIDIEKLLFYLDKKALFSGQWQIKKNKGQSVEEYNKYLESYANPLLQKWIDIILDKELISPKAVYGYFNCGRKDNSIYLFDNKSHKKISEFNFPRQKSGNNLCIADFYCDLKNNQPLDIFPMQAVTMGAIASEYSQELFKADKYSDYLIFHGLTVQLAEALAEYVHSLVRIECGFKKFEPTNNREILAQKYRGARYSFGYPACPKVSDSNIQLSLLDAKRINLTMDESEQLHPEQSTTAIISLHSKAKYFSA; from the coding sequence ATGGTTTCATTTAGGGATTATTTAAATAGAGATGATAAACCAATTATAATTTTCGATGGTGGTACAGGCACTTCTTTTCAAAATTTAAATTTATCATCTAATCACTTTGGTGGAGATGAATTAGAAGGCTGTAATGAAAATCTAGTTTTATCTTCTCCAAATATTGTAGAACAAGTACATAATTCATTTCTTGAAGCAGGTTGTCATGTAATTGAAACCAATACATTTGGAGCTTCATCAATTGTTTTAGATGAATATAATATTGCCAGTAAGGCTTATGATATCAATAAAAAAGCAGCTCAAATAGCTCAAAAAAGTGTAAATTCATTTTCTTCAGTTAATTCGCCTAGATTTGTTGCTGGATCTATTGGACCAACTACTAAATTACCGACATTAGGTCATATTGAATTTGATAAACTAAAAGAATCTTATGAAGAACAGATACATGGTCTTATAGACGGAGGTATTGACCTTTTATTAATAGAAACATGCCAAGATGTTTTACAGATAAAATCAGCATTATTTGCATCTCAAGAAGTTATTAAAAATAAGAATATTGATTTACCCATAATGATATCTATAACAATGGAAACTACAGGCACAATGCTTGTAGGTTCAGATATAGCTTCAGCCTTGACAATATTAGAGCCATACAAAATTGATATTTTGGGACTTAACTGTGCAACTGGTCCAGTTCAAATGAAAGATCATATAAAGTATCTATCTGAAAATTCACCCTTCGCAATTAGTTGCATTCCTAATGCCGGACTACCTGAAAATGTTGGAGGAGTTGCTCATTATAAATTAACTCCAATTGAGTTAAAAATGCAGTTGATGAACTTTATTTATGATTATAACGTTCAACTTATTGGAGGATGTTGTGGAACCACTCCGGAACATATCAAATATTTATCTTCCATTATTGATGAAATAGTTGATAAAAAGAAAATAAATACAAAATCCTCAACTGAAAAAAATAGTTTTATTCCTTCTGCAGCATCTATCTATAATTCTGTTCCATACAAACAAGATAATTCAATATTAATTGTCGGAGAACGTTTAAATGCTAGCGGTTCAAAAAAAGTCAGGGAATTACTAAATAAAGATGATTGGGATGGTTTAGTATCTATTGCTAAACAGCAGCAAAAAGAAAATGCTCACATATTAGATGTCAATGTTGATTATGTGGGTAGAGATGGAGTTAAAGATATGAAGGAAATCACCTCAAGATTAGTTACTAATATAAATCTTCCTTTAATGATAGATTCAACAGAGGCAGATAAAATGGAAAGTGGATTAAAGACTGCAGGTGGAAAATGCATTATTAATTCAACTAACTACGAAGACGGAGATGACAGATTTAATCAGGTTTTAAAACTCGCTTTAGATTATGGTTCGGGAATCGTTATTGGTACTATTGATGAAGATGGAATGGCAAGAACTTCAGATAAAAAATATAACATTGCAAAAAGAGCATTAATACAAACTAGATCAAGTGGCCTTGAAGATTACGAAGTATTTTTCGATCCTTTAGCATTACCAATATCGACTGGAATAGAGGAAGATAGATTAAATGCAAAAGCAACTATTGAAGCAATATTAAAAATAAGAAAAAGTTTTCCAGATATACACATCATCTTAGGAATATCTAATATAAGCTTTGGCCTTTCACCATTATCAAGAATAAATCTTAATTCAATATTTCTCGATGAATGCATTAAGGCGGGATTAGATTCAGCTATTATTGCACCAAATAAAATATTGCCTCTTTCAAAAATCTCTGAAGATACTAAAAAATTATGTTTGGATTTAATTTATGATAGAAGAAATTTTAAAAATAAAATATGTGTATATGATCCATTAGTTGAGTTAACAAAAGCATTTCAAGATTTAACAATAAGTGACTTTAAAAAAGCATCTACTTCAAACAAAAAATTAAGTTTAGAGGAAAAACTTAAAAACCATATTGTTGATGGAGAAAAGATTGGTTTAGAAGAAAATTTAAATAATGCCTTAAAAAAATATAATCCACTTGAAATAATTAATACATATTTATTAGATGGAATGAAGGTAGTTGGTGAATTATTCGGATCTGGCCAAATGCAATTACCATTTGTTTTGCAATCTGCAGAAACGATGAAATTCGCTGTTTCAGTATTAGAACCTCATATGGAAACAGTAGATGAAAAAGTATCAAATGGAAAATTACTAATAGCAACTGTAAAAGGAGATGTTCACGATATAGGAAAAAATTTAGTTGATATAATTCTCTCAAATAACGGTTTTGATGTAATCAACCTTGGAATAAAACAGGATGTTTCAGCCATTATTGAAGCACAAAAAATTCATAAAGCAGATTGTATAGCTATGAGTGGTTTACTTGTAAAATCAACAGCATTTATGAAAGATAATTTAGAAGCATTTAATAATGCTGAAATTAATGTTCCAGTAATACTTGGAGGCGCAGCATTAACTCCAAAATTCGTAAATGAGGATTGTAGTCAAATATATAAAGGAAAAATACTATACGGGAAAGATGCTTTTACAGATTTACAATTCATGAATGAATTTATGGAAAGTAAAAAGAATGGAAACTGGTCTAATGAAAATGGTTTTATTAATGAGGATGATATACAAATTAAATTAGCTTCTCCAAGATCTACTGATAAGAATAGATATTTAAATAAAAATATTAAAAATACTGAAAAAATTAAAATAATAGAGAATTTTGAAAGATCTAGTTTTGTAGATGAAGAAAAACCAATAAAAGCACCATTCATTGGAACAAGAGTTCTTCAAAATGTAGATATAGATATTGAAAAGTTGCTTTTCTATCTAGATAAAAAAGCATTATTTAGTGGCCAATGGCAAATTAAAAAAAACAAAGGTCAATCAGTTGAAGAATATAATAAATATTTAGAGTCATACGCAAATCCATTACTTCAAAAATGGATCGATATTATTTTAGATAAAGAATTAATATCGCCAAAAGCAGTATATGGTTATTTTAATTGCGGGAGGAAAGATAATAGTATTTACCTCTTCGATAATAAATCTCATAAAAAGATTTCTGAATTTAATTTTCCTAGACAAAAATCCGGAAATAATCTTTGCATAGCAGATTTTTATTGTGATCTTAAAAATAACCAGCCATTAGATATATTTCCAATGCAAGCAGTAACTATGGGAGCAATAGCAAGCGAATATTCACAAGAATTATTTAAAGCTGATAAATATAGTGATTATTTGATATTTCATGGTTTAACAGTCCAATTAGCAGAAGCTCTTGCAGAATATGTTCATTCTTTAGTAAGAATTGAATGTGGATTTAAAAAATTTGAGCCAACCAATAACCGTGAAATCTTAGCTCAAAAATATAGAGGAGCTAGATATTCATTTGGATATCCAGCTTGTCCTAAAGTTTCGGATTCAAATATACAATTATCTTTATTAGATGCTAAAAGGATAAATTTAACAATGGACGAATCAGAGCAATTACACCCTGAACAAAGTACTACCGCTATTATTTCCCTACATTCAAAAGCAAAATATTTCAGTGCATAG
- a CDS encoding branched-chain amino acid transaminase produces the protein MQEFLPYAWFEGKCIPFKDAKVSIATHSLHYGTAAFGGMRAIPNPEDNNEFLLFRTDKHIKRLSQSAKLLLAEISEDYIFNAIETILKINKPSKPIYIRPFVYTSDLGIAPRLHNIETDFFIYCIELGDYLSPDGVSCRMSSWTRQEDRSLPLRGKISGAYITSSLAKTEASLSGFDEALLLNSSGKVSEASGMNLFIVRNGELITPGVDQDILEGITRASVLELAKSFGINVIERPVDKTELLIADEVFLTGTAAKITPVKQIESTRIDKKRPIMNKLKNKLIEITEGRSQDYDSWITRIKIN, from the coding sequence ATGCAAGAATTTCTTCCATATGCCTGGTTTGAAGGTAAGTGTATACCTTTTAAAGACGCAAAAGTATCTATAGCAACTCATTCACTTCATTATGGAACAGCCGCCTTTGGAGGAATGCGGGCTATCCCAAATCCCGAAGATAATAATGAATTTCTCTTATTTAGAACAGATAAACATATAAAAAGGTTATCTCAAAGCGCCAAATTGCTTTTAGCAGAAATATCTGAAGATTATATTTTTAATGCCATTGAAACAATTTTAAAAATTAATAAACCATCAAAACCAATCTACATAAGACCATTTGTCTATACTAGTGATTTAGGTATAGCTCCAAGATTGCATAATATAGAAACCGATTTCTTTATTTATTGCATTGAACTGGGAGATTACTTATCTCCGGATGGTGTATCTTGCAGAATGAGTAGTTGGACAAGACAAGAAGATAGATCTTTGCCATTAAGAGGAAAAATAAGTGGTGCTTACATTACAAGTTCATTAGCTAAAACAGAAGCTAGTTTATCTGGGTTTGATGAAGCTTTACTTTTAAATTCAAGTGGAAAAGTAAGTGAAGCAAGTGGTATGAATTTATTTATAGTCAGAAATGGTGAATTGATAACACCAGGTGTTGATCAAGACATTCTGGAAGGAATCACGAGAGCTAGTGTTCTTGAATTAGCTAAGTCTTTTGGAATAAATGTTATAGAAAGACCCGTTGATAAGACTGAGTTACTTATTGCAGATGAGGTGTTTCTAACTGGTACTGCGGCTAAAATTACACCGGTAAAACAAATAGAATCTACTAGAATTGATAAAAAACGTCCAATAATGAATAAACTGAAAAATAAGCTTATAGAAATAACGGAAGGGCGATCACAAGACTATGATAGTTGGATTACTCGTATTAAAATTAATTAA
- the cobN gene encoding cobaltochelatase subunit CobN gives MHRILNIAGNENNNIDFVEQPRADFIFITSVKADINIISSLIEENEFNLFKNNIRALEITNLNTFAQIDNYFFKTINYAKVVVLRLFGDKGTWSYGVEQLIKWQEANDNRTLLILSGTEEEDLSLNELSSINLKTSIKITKLLRAGGRENYRRFLYCLTFLSSIEKSIPEKYTTEVFYPDPYQYDWQNEKGLKVGIISYKSLFLANEIELSKELIYQLRLNGLSPKTVFISSLKNLNVQKELINIFKKEEIKLLITTTSFSSSLNTHSKDVDENLNIFKSLNIPILQVLTSNKSRKEWIHSSTGMNSTDLLMQIIIPEFDGRITTKPCAFKEVISINKTLCSKITNYKVDNRNIKWITKLACNYVKLNNLKNFDKKISLVIANYPVKNGRIGNGVGLNTPQSVLNILYWLKEEGYDLGSTELPKNSSQLFSLLIKTRTNDIESQNNEPLDYLSLTEYLEFWNKLSLNSKNLIINRWGLPSKAPDIENKGFSINGLLFGKICLLIQPQRGYDIESNRDIHSPDLPPPHRYLAQYHWLENNFNSNAICHIGKHGTVEWLPGKSIGLSNDCFPSIICPPIPNIYPFIVNDPGEGSQAKRRTHATIIDHLTPPLDRSELYGNLSILEQSLDEYYEAKLLNSKRINIIEKSILEIIKSDFKDIILFEESNKIEAIDSYLCELKESQIRTGLHIFGTRQKFLNEINLILSIARVPTSKRCGLIQYISTNLNLELDPWTNDYQQILSDKDKEIINYYSKDKINNFRRALEFLEFQAKYLIYYSFYRNQIILNDLEILENKKILLLLTENKKNEEYFYIIHKEIVDPIIKSSINEKLSFINSLKGLYVNSGPSGAPTRGKTEVLPTGKNFFSIDSRGLPTESAWIVGCQSASQIVGLYKQEHGQDLKKIAISVWATSTMRNGGEDICQILYLIGVKPIWDGPSRRVIDLEIIPLSVLGRPRVDVTLRISGMFRDAFPQLISLVHKAIQIVSHLNEDIKFNPILDSLKNGDSLNRIFGSAPGAYGAGLQELISNSSWDNNDDLADSYLNWSKWIYSDSNEPIENKKELEKVLKNIQVVIHNQDNREHDILDSDDYYQFQGGISSAIKKLKGKYPEIYHGDLSKFRKSKINKLSYEINKVVRTRVLNPKWIDGMKENGYKGAFEFSATLDYLYAYDATTELVSDWCYNQIYKSWICDEKLKQFFFENNPWALRDLSQRFIEIIYRRMWKESTPEILDNLKKIVNMADSKIEKNEY, from the coding sequence ATGCATAGGATATTAAATATTGCGGGAAATGAAAATAATAATATCGATTTTGTAGAACAGCCTAGAGCTGATTTTATATTCATTACCAGCGTAAAAGCTGACATAAATATAATTTCATCTTTAATAGAAGAAAATGAATTCAACTTATTTAAAAATAATATTAGAGCTTTAGAAATTACAAATCTTAATACCTTCGCACAAATAGATAATTATTTTTTTAAAACAATAAATTATGCAAAAGTAGTCGTTCTTAGATTGTTTGGTGATAAAGGTACATGGAGTTATGGAGTCGAGCAATTAATAAAATGGCAAGAAGCAAATGATAATCGAACTCTTTTAATTCTATCCGGGACTGAAGAGGAGGATTTATCGTTAAATGAATTAAGCAGCATTAATTTAAAGACTTCAATAAAAATAACTAAACTACTTAGAGCAGGAGGTAGGGAGAACTATAGAAGATTTCTATATTGTTTAACTTTTTTATCATCTATTGAAAAAAGTATTCCAGAAAAATATACTACGGAAGTTTTTTATCCAGATCCTTATCAATATGATTGGCAAAATGAAAAGGGCTTAAAAGTTGGAATAATTTCTTATAAGTCATTATTTTTAGCGAACGAAATTGAATTATCAAAAGAATTGATTTACCAGCTAAGGTTAAATGGTTTATCACCCAAAACAGTATTTATATCAAGTCTGAAGAATTTAAATGTACAGAAAGAATTGATTAATATTTTTAAAAAAGAAGAGATAAAATTGCTAATAACTACTACATCTTTTTCATCGTCGCTTAACACACATAGCAAAGATGTAGATGAAAATTTAAATATATTTAAGTCATTAAATATACCCATTTTACAAGTTCTTACATCTAACAAATCTAGAAAAGAGTGGATTCATTCATCAACAGGAATGAATTCAACAGATTTATTAATGCAAATAATAATTCCAGAATTTGATGGACGAATTACTACAAAGCCATGTGCTTTTAAAGAAGTTATATCTATAAATAAAACTTTATGTAGCAAAATTACAAATTATAAAGTTGATAATAGAAATATTAAATGGATTACAAAACTTGCATGTAATTATGTAAAACTGAATAATTTAAAAAATTTTGATAAGAAAATATCATTAGTAATTGCTAATTATCCCGTAAAAAATGGAAGAATTGGAAATGGAGTTGGTTTAAATACACCACAGTCTGTTCTAAATATTCTTTATTGGTTAAAAGAGGAAGGATATGATCTTGGCTCGACAGAATTACCTAAAAATTCTTCACAACTTTTTTCATTGCTTATTAAAACTAGAACAAATGATATTGAGTCACAAAACAATGAACCTCTTGATTATTTATCACTAACTGAATATCTAGAATTTTGGAACAAATTATCGCTTAATTCTAAAAATTTAATAATTAATAGATGGGGTCTTCCATCTAAAGCTCCAGATATAGAAAATAAAGGTTTTTCTATAAATGGACTTTTATTTGGAAAAATTTGTTTATTAATTCAACCTCAAAGAGGTTATGATATTGAATCTAATAGAGATATTCATTCTCCTGATCTACCACCTCCACATAGATATTTAGCACAATATCATTGGCTAGAAAATAATTTCAATTCAAATGCTATTTGTCATATTGGTAAACATGGAACTGTTGAATGGTTACCTGGAAAATCTATAGGACTTAGTAATGATTGTTTTCCAAGTATTATTTGTCCTCCTATTCCAAATATTTACCCATTCATTGTTAACGATCCAGGAGAGGGTTCTCAAGCAAAAAGAAGAACACATGCGACTATAATCGATCACCTTACACCCCCTTTAGATAGATCTGAATTATACGGAAACCTTTCGATTTTAGAACAATCACTAGACGAATACTATGAGGCTAAATTACTGAATTCTAAGCGTATTAATATTATTGAAAAATCTATATTAGAAATAATTAAATCTGATTTTAAAGATATTATATTATTTGAAGAGTCAAATAAAATAGAAGCAATCGACTCTTACCTATGCGAGCTTAAAGAATCACAAATCAGAACTGGGCTTCACATATTTGGAACTAGACAAAAATTTTTAAATGAAATTAATTTGATCTTAAGTATTGCAAGAGTCCCTACATCTAAACGTTGCGGATTAATCCAATATATATCAACAAATCTAAATTTAGAGTTAGATCCATGGACAAATGATTATCAACAAATTCTTAGTGATAAAGATAAGGAAATTATTAATTATTATTCAAAGGATAAAATTAATAATTTTAGAAGAGCTTTAGAATTTTTAGAATTTCAAGCTAAATATTTAATTTATTATAGTTTCTATAGAAATCAAATAATTTTAAATGATTTAGAAATATTAGAAAATAAAAAGATATTATTATTATTAACTGAAAATAAAAAAAATGAAGAATATTTTTATATTATTCACAAAGAAATTGTTGATCCTATTATTAAGTCTTCTATAAATGAGAAGCTATCATTTATAAATTCTTTAAAAGGATTATATGTAAATAGCGGACCTTCCGGAGCTCCAACAAGAGGAAAAACAGAGGTTCTCCCAACTGGTAAAAATTTCTTTTCTATTGATTCAAGAGGATTACCAACTGAATCAGCTTGGATAGTGGGATGTCAATCAGCTTCTCAAATAGTAGGATTATATAAACAAGAACACGGACAAGACCTTAAAAAAATAGCAATTTCAGTATGGGCAACATCTACAATGAGAAATGGTGGTGAAGATATTTGTCAAATTTTATATTTAATAGGAGTAAAACCAATTTGGGATGGCCCTTCTAGAAGAGTTATTGATTTAGAAATAATTCCTTTAAGTGTACTTGGCAGACCAAGAGTTGATGTTACTTTGAGAATTTCTGGAATGTTTAGAGATGCATTTCCACAATTAATATCTTTAGTTCATAAAGCTATTCAGATAGTTTCTCATCTAAATGAAGATATTAAATTTAATCCAATTTTAGACTCTCTTAAAAATGGAGATTCCCTTAATCGAATTTTTGGTTCTGCTCCTGGTGCATATGGAGCTGGTTTACAGGAGTTAATTTCAAATTCTAGTTGGGATAATAATGATGATTTGGCTGATTCATACTTAAATTGGAGTAAGTGGATTTACTCTGATAGTAATGAACCTATCGAAAACAAAAAAGAATTAGAAAAGGTACTTAAAAATATTCAAGTAGTTATTCATAATCAAGATAATAGAGAACATGATATTTTAGATTCAGATGATTATTATCAATTCCAAGGTGGAATATCATCCGCAATTAAAAAATTAAAAGGAAAATATCCCGAAATATATCACGGTGATTTATCAAAGTTTCGTAAATCAAAAATAAATAAATTAAGTTATGAAATTAATAAAGTCGTTAGAACAAGAGTTCTGAATCCAAAATGGATAGATGGAATGAAAGAAAATGGATACAAAGGAGCTTTTGAATTTTCTGCAACTCTTGATTATTTATATGCTTATGATGCAACAACGGAACTAGTCTCTGATTGGTGTTATAACCAAATATATAAATCATGGATATGTGATGAAAAACTTAAACAGTTCTTTTTTGAGAATAATCCTTGGGCTTTGAGGGATTTATCTCAAAGATTTATAGAGATTATTTATAGGAGAATGTGGAAAGAATCCACTCCAGAAATATTAGATAATTTAAAGAAAATTGTTAACATGGCCGATTCAAAAATCGAGAAAAATGAATACTAA